The DNA sequence GCGCAGCTGAGCTGCAGCCTCGGCCAGACGTGCGGCAGCAGCTCCGTAATCGAACTCTGCACCTCTGTCATGCAGGGCCTTCTCGGCAGCCTGAACGGCTTCCCGAGCGGAGGCTTCATCCAGGTCGGCAGCACGTTGCACAGTGTCGGCAAGAACCTTGACCATGTTCGGCTGAACCTCGAGGTAACCACCGGAGATGTAATACACCTCGGTTTCCCCACCCTGTTTGATCAGGCGGATCGGGCCTGGCTTGAGTTCAGTGATCAGCGGAGCGTGACCCAGAGCGATACCAAGATCACCCAGGCTGCCGTGCGCAACCACCATCTCGACCAGACCGGAGAAAATTTCCCCTTCCGCGCTGACGATATCGCAATGGACTGTCATAGCCATTTGCTTGCCTCAACCTGATTAGCGCCCGTTGCCGGGCGCCGGGATTACAGTTTTTTGGCTTTCTCGATCGCTTCTTCGATGCTGCCGACCATGTAGAACGCTTGTTCTGGCAGGTGGTCGTAGTCACCGTTGAGGATGCCTTTGAAGCCAGCAATGGTGTCTTTCAGGGAAACGTATTTACCCGAAGCGCCAGTGAAGACTTCAGCCACGAAGAACGGCTGCGACAGGAAGCGCTGAATCTTACGAGCACGGTTTACCAACTGCTTGTCGGCTTCCGACAGCTCGTCCATACCCAGGATCGCAATGATGTCCTTCAGCTCTTTGTAGCGCTGCAGCACGTACTGAACGCCGCGAGCGGTGTCGTAGTGCTCCTGGCCGATAACCATCGGGTCCAGCTGACGCGAAGTGGAGTCCAGTGGATCGACCGCTGGGTAGATACCCAAGGAGGCGATGTCACGGGACAGTACGACGGTAGCGTCCAAGTGGGCGAAGGTGGTCGCTGGCGACGGGTCGGTCAAGTCGTCCGCTGGTACGTATACCGCCTGGATCGAGGTGATCGAACCTTGCTTGGTCGAAGTGATACGCTCTTGCAGAGTACCCATCTCTTCGGCCAGGGTCGGCTGGTAACCTACTGCAGAAGGCATACGGCCCAGCAGTGCGGATACTTCAGTACCGGCCAGGGTGTAACGGTAGATGTTGTCAACGAACAACAGTACGTCGTTACCTTCGTCACGGAACTTCTCGGCCATGGTCAGGCCGGTCAGTGCTACGCGCAGACGGTTTCCTGGTGGCTCGTTCATTTGGCCGTAAACCAGCGCCACTTTGTCGAGTACGTTGGAATCCTTCATCTCGTGGTAGAAGTCGTTACCCTCACGAGTACGCTCACCCACACCGGCGAACACGGAATAACCGCTGTGCTCGATGGCGATGTTACGGATCAGTTCCATCATGTTTACGGTCTTGCCTACACCGGCACCACCGAACAGACCGACTTTACCACCCTTGGCGAACGGGCAAACCAGGTCGATAACCTTGATGCCGGTTTCCAGCAGGTCGTTGCCGCCCGCTTGTTCAGCGAAGGATGGCGCAGGACGGTGAATGCCCCAGCGCTCTTCTTCGCCGATCGGGCCAGCTTCGTCGATCGGGTTGCCCAGTACGTCCATGATCCGGCCCAGGGTCGCTTTACCGACCGGTACGGAGATGGCTGCGCCAGAGTCGGTAACGCCCAGGCCACGTTTCAGGCCTTCGGTGGAACCCATCGCAATGGTACGAACCACGCCGTCGCCCAGCTGCTGCTGAACTTCCAGGGTGGTTTCCGCGCCTTGTACACTCAGCGCGTTGTAGATGCTCGGTACGCTGTCGCGTGGAAATTCCACGTCGATCACGGCGCCGATGATTTGAACGATACGTCCGCTACTCATAGCTGGATCCTCTGAATATTTGAACCGTTAAACCGCGGCAGCGCCGCCGACGATTTCCGAGATCTCTTGGGTGATCGCAGCCTGACGCGCCTTGTTGTAGATCAGCTGCAAATCGCTGATCAAATCACCGGCGTTGTCGGTAGCGTTCTTCATTGCGATCATCCGCGCGGCTTGTTCAGCTGCGTTGTTCTCGACCACCGACTGGTAGACCTGCGACTCCACGTAGCGCACCATCAAGCCGTCAAGCAGCTCTTTGGCGTCTGGTTCGTAGAGATAGTCCCAGTGGTGCTTGAGTTCCTGATCCGGGGTTGCCACCAACGGAATCAACTGCTCGACCGTTGGTTGTTGCGTCATGGTATTGATGAACTTGTTGGACACCACGTTCAGGCGGTCGATACGGCCGTCCAGGTAGGCATCGAGCATCACCTTGACGCTGCCGATCAGATCATTGATCGACGGCTCTTCGCCCAGGTGGCTGATAGCAGCGACGACGTTGCCGCCGAAGTTGCGGAAAAATGCCGCACCCTTGCTGCCGATCACGCACAGATCGATCTCTACGCCGTTTTCGCGGTTTACCGACATGTCCTTGACCAAGGCCTTGAACAGGTTGGTATTCAAGCCACCACACAGACCACGGTCACTGCTCACTACGACATAACCGACGCGCTTTACTTCGCGGTCGATCATGAACGGGTGGCGGTATTCCGGGTTGGCGTTGGCCAGATGTCCAATCACCTGGCGGATACGCTCCGCGTAAGGACGGCTAGCAGCCATGCGCATTTGAGCCTTGCGCATCTTGCTGACCGCCACTTTTTCCATGGCGCTGGTAATTTTTTGCGTGCTTTTGATGCTCGCAATCTTACTGCGAATCTCTTTTGCGCCTGCCATGTAACACCTATCAGGTTAGCAAGCGGGAGCCTCACGGCCCCCGCTGCGGCTTACCAGGTTTGGGTGGCCTTGAACTTCTCGATACCGGCTTTCAGGCCAGCGTCGATTTCGTCATTGAAGTCACCCTTCACGTTGATCTTCGCCATCAAATCGGCGTGATCGCGGTTGAAGTAAGCAATCATGGCCTGTTCGAAGCTGCCAATCCTGGCAATCTCGATGTCCACCAGGAAGCCACGTTCAGCGGCATACAGGGACAAGGACATGTCGGCGATGGACATCGGCGCATATTGCTTCTGCTTCATCAGCTCGGTAACGCGCTGACCGTGCTCAAGCTGCTTGCGAGTGGCTTCGTCCAGGTCAGAAGCGAACTGGGCGAATGCTGCCAGTTCACGGTACTGAGCCAGAGCGGTACGGATACCACCGGAAAGCTTCTTGATGATCTTGGTCTGAGCGGCACCACCCACACGGGATACCGAAACACCGGCGTTCACAGCCGGACGGATGCCGGAGTTGAACATGGCCGATTCCAGGAAGATCTGACCGTCGGTGATGGAAATCACGTTGGTCGGAACAAACGCGGAAACGTCGCCAGCCTGGGTTTCGATGATCGGCAGAGCGGTCAGGGAACCGGTTTTGCCGGTCACTGCGCCGTTGGTGAACTTCTCTACGTACTCTTCGGAAACGCGCGATGCACGCTCCAGCAGACGGGAGTGGAGATAGAACACGTCACCTGGGTACGCTTCACGTCCTGGTGGACGGCGCAGCAGCAGGGAAATCTGGCGGTAAGCCACTGCTTGCTTGGACAGATCGTCATAAACGATCAGCGCGTCTTCACCGCGGTCGCGGAAGTATTCGCCCATGGTGCAGCCGGAGTACGGTGCCAGGAATTGCAGTGCAGCGGATTCCGAAGCACTGGCAGCGACGATGATGGTGTTAGCCAGAGCGCCGTTTTCTTCCAGCTTGCGAACAACGTTGGCGATGGTCGATTGTTTCTGACCGACCGCTACGTATACGCAGAAGATGCCGCTGTCTTTCTGGTTGATGATCGCATCGATCGCCAGAGCGGTTTTACCGATCTGACGGTCACCGATGATCAGCTCACGCTGGCCACGGCCGACAGGGATCATGGCATCGACAGCCTTGTAGCCAGTCTGTACAGGCTGGTCTACCGACTTACGCCAGATCACGCCCGGAGCAACTTTCTCGACCGCATCGGTCTCGGTGTTGTTCAGAGGGCCTTTGCCGTCAACTGGGTTACCCAGTGCGTCGACTACGCGACCCAGCAGTTCCTTACCAACCGGAACTTCGAGGATGCGGCCGGTGCACTTGGCGCTCATGCCTTCAGCCAAAGTCTGGTAAGAGCCCAATACAACGGCACCTACAGAGTCTTGCTCCAGGTTGAGGGCCATACCGAAGACGCCGCCCGGAAACTCGATCATCTCGCCGTACATGACGTCGGCCAGACCGTGAATCCGCACGATGCCGTCAGACACGCTGACGACAGTGCCTTCGTTACGGGCTTGGGAGGTCACATCGAGTTTTTCGATGCGGCCCTTGATAATTTCACTTATTTCGGAAGGATTGAGTTGCTGCATTGCTCTGCTGCCCCTTCAAACTCAAGATTTCAATGCTTCGGCAAGATTCGCGAGTTTGCCGCGAATCGAGCCATCGATAACCAGGTCGCCGGCGCGGATGATGACACCACCAATCAGGGCGGCGTCCTCCGCAACTTGCAGGCGCACTTCCCGGTTGAGTCGTGCACTGAGAACCTTGGCGAGTTTGTCTTGCTGTTCTTCGTTCAATGCAAAAGCACTGGTGACATCCACATCTACCGATTTCTCTTGTTCGGCCTTGTACAGGTCGAACAGAGCGGCGATCTCCGGCAACAGCGGGAGACGGTCGTTTTCGGCAACGACGTGGATGAAATTCTGTGCCTTGGCATCGAACTTATCACCACACACTTCAATAAAAGTGGTGGCCTTTTCTGCGCTCGTCAGTCGCGGGGCCTTGAGCACTTGCTGCATGGTGGCGTCTTGCGACACCGCAGCAGCCAGGCCGAGCATGGCTGACCAATTGGCCAGCTGCTGGTGGGCCTGCGCGTGCTCGAAGGCTGCCTTAGCGTAAGGTCGGGCCAACGTGGTCAGTTCTGCCATGATCGCCCTCGCTTAGATTTCAGCGGCCAGTTTATTAACCAGCTCCGCGTGCGCGTTTTGATCGATTGTGGCGCCGAGGATCTTCTCAGCACCGCCAACGGCCAGAGCACCCAGTTGGGCACGCAGCGCGTCTTTGACACCGTTCAGTTCCTGTTCGATCTCGGCCTGAGCCTGAGCCTTCACGCGTTCAGCTTCGACGCGGGCCTGGTCACGGGCTTCCTCGACGATCTGAGCACCGCGTTTCTTGGCTTGCTCAATGATTTCGGCTGCCTGAGTCTTCGCTTCGCGCAGTTGTTGACCCACTTTGTCTTGGGCCAACTCCAGGTCGCGAGCTGCTCGGCTGGCAGCGTCCAGTCCTTCCGCGATCTTCTTCTGACGTTCTTGCAAAGCCGCGATGACCGGAGGCCACACGAACTTCATGCAGAACAGCACAAAAATGAAGAACGCAACGGACTGGCCAATCAGGGTTGCATTAATGTTCACGCCAACACCTCGCTCGTTCTTTGTCCATCACACCAATCAACTCGACGATTCGAGTGATTAGCCAGCGACTTGACCAACGAAGGGGTTCGCAAAGGTGAAGAACAGGGCGATACCAACACCGATCATGGTTACGGCGTCGAGCAGACCGGCAACGATGAACATCTTGACCTGCAGCATTGGAACCATTTCTGGTTGACGCGCAGCGCCTTCCAGGAACTTACCGCCCAACAGGCCGAAACCAATTGCGGTACCCAGTGCGCCCAGGCCGATCAACAGTGCAACAGCGATAGCGGTTAGACCAACTACAGTTTCCATCTTTCCTCCCGACTTTTACGTCGTATTGGTTAGGTTTTTTAGATTAAAGCGGTAAAGCAAAATCGTTCTTTACATCAGCCCTTGCGGACTCTCGCTTGCCACCCTCCTGCTCGCGCAGGAGGGACACCAGACGCGCCAGGCGAGTCTTAATGGTTATCTTCGTGTGCCATCGACAGGTAGACGATGGTCAGCACCATGAAGATGAACGCTTGCAGGGTGATGATCAGGATGTGGAACACAGCCCACGCCCATTGCAGCACCACACCCAGGCCACTGAGCCAGAGCAGGCCACTGCCGAACATCACCGCGATCAGGATGAACACCAGCTCGCCGGCATACATGTTGCCGAACAGACGCAGTGCCAGAGAGATTGGCTTGGCGATCAGGGTTACGAATTCCAGTATGAAG is a window from the Pseudomonas sp. LS1212 genome containing:
- a CDS encoding F0F1 ATP synthase subunit epsilon → MAMTVHCDIVSAEGEIFSGLVEMVVAHGSLGDLGIALGHAPLITELKPGPIRLIKQGGETEVYYISGGYLEVQPNMVKVLADTVQRAADLDEASAREAVQAAEKALHDRGAEFDYGAAAARLAEAAAQLRTVQQIRKKFGG
- the atpD gene encoding F0F1 ATP synthase subunit beta, with protein sequence MSSGRIVQIIGAVIDVEFPRDSVPSIYNALSVQGAETTLEVQQQLGDGVVRTIAMGSTEGLKRGLGVTDSGAAISVPVGKATLGRIMDVLGNPIDEAGPIGEEERWGIHRPAPSFAEQAGGNDLLETGIKVIDLVCPFAKGGKVGLFGGAGVGKTVNMMELIRNIAIEHSGYSVFAGVGERTREGNDFYHEMKDSNVLDKVALVYGQMNEPPGNRLRVALTGLTMAEKFRDEGNDVLLFVDNIYRYTLAGTEVSALLGRMPSAVGYQPTLAEEMGTLQERITSTKQGSITSIQAVYVPADDLTDPSPATTFAHLDATVVLSRDIASLGIYPAVDPLDSTSRQLDPMVIGQEHYDTARGVQYVLQRYKELKDIIAILGMDELSEADKQLVNRARKIQRFLSQPFFVAEVFTGASGKYVSLKDTIAGFKGILNGDYDHLPEQAFYMVGSIEEAIEKAKKL
- the atpG gene encoding F0F1 ATP synthase subunit gamma, whose product is MAGAKEIRSKIASIKSTQKITSAMEKVAVSKMRKAQMRMAASRPYAERIRQVIGHLANANPEYRHPFMIDREVKRVGYVVVSSDRGLCGGLNTNLFKALVKDMSVNRENGVEIDLCVIGSKGAAFFRNFGGNVVAAISHLGEEPSINDLIGSVKVMLDAYLDGRIDRLNVVSNKFINTMTQQPTVEQLIPLVATPDQELKHHWDYLYEPDAKELLDGLMVRYVESQVYQSVVENNAAEQAARMIAMKNATDNAGDLISDLQLIYNKARQAAITQEISEIVGGAAAV
- the atpA gene encoding F0F1 ATP synthase subunit alpha, translated to MQQLNPSEISEIIKGRIEKLDVTSQARNEGTVVSVSDGIVRIHGLADVMYGEMIEFPGGVFGMALNLEQDSVGAVVLGSYQTLAEGMSAKCTGRILEVPVGKELLGRVVDALGNPVDGKGPLNNTETDAVEKVAPGVIWRKSVDQPVQTGYKAVDAMIPVGRGQRELIIGDRQIGKTALAIDAIINQKDSGIFCVYVAVGQKQSTIANVVRKLEENGALANTIIVAASASESAALQFLAPYSGCTMGEYFRDRGEDALIVYDDLSKQAVAYRQISLLLRRPPGREAYPGDVFYLHSRLLERASRVSEEYVEKFTNGAVTGKTGSLTALPIIETQAGDVSAFVPTNVISITDGQIFLESAMFNSGIRPAVNAGVSVSRVGGAAQTKIIKKLSGGIRTALAQYRELAAFAQFASDLDEATRKQLEHGQRVTELMKQKQYAPMSIADMSLSLYAAERGFLVDIEIARIGSFEQAMIAYFNRDHADLMAKINVKGDFNDEIDAGLKAGIEKFKATQTW
- a CDS encoding F0F1 ATP synthase subunit delta, producing MAELTTLARPYAKAAFEHAQAHQQLANWSAMLGLAAAVSQDATMQQVLKAPRLTSAEKATTFIEVCGDKFDAKAQNFIHVVAENDRLPLLPEIAALFDLYKAEQEKSVDVDVTSAFALNEEQQDKLAKVLSARLNREVRLQVAEDAALIGGVIIRAGDLVIDGSIRGKLANLAEALKS
- a CDS encoding F0F1 ATP synthase subunit B — encoded protein: MNINATLIGQSVAFFIFVLFCMKFVWPPVIAALQERQKKIAEGLDAASRAARDLELAQDKVGQQLREAKTQAAEIIEQAKKRGAQIVEEARDQARVEAERVKAQAQAEIEQELNGVKDALRAQLGALAVGGAEKILGATIDQNAHAELVNKLAAEI
- the atpE gene encoding F0F1 ATP synthase subunit C, producing METVVGLTAIAVALLIGLGALGTAIGFGLLGGKFLEGAARQPEMVPMLQVKMFIVAGLLDAVTMIGVGIALFFTFANPFVGQVAG